The following are from one region of the Yoonia sp. R2331 genome:
- a CDS encoding cytochrome b — MTTQPATPHGFVTKGIHWLSAGLIGFGYFKGLDSVRQLADPALLQFEVVYALLLGGLFVARYAWTRGVAGTTRLPASAPRWEHVASKTVHMGLYAAVFGIILSGLGIALGVSVPALGGLFLVAMLGLHEVALVAMPLLLVAHIAGALWHKLVRRDGVLESMTGKLPI, encoded by the coding sequence ATGACCACCCAACCCGCCACCCCCCACGGCTTTGTCACCAAGGGCATCCATTGGCTCTCTGCCGGGCTGATCGGCTTTGGCTATTTCAAGGGCCTCGACAGCGTCCGGCAATTGGCCGACCCCGCCCTTCTGCAGTTCGAGGTGGTCTATGCCCTGCTGCTCGGCGGGCTTTTCGTGGCGCGCTACGCTTGGACCCGCGGCGTGGCCGGGACAACCCGCCTGCCCGCCAGCGCGCCGCGCTGGGAACACGTGGCATCCAAGACGGTCCACATGGGACTTTATGCCGCCGTCTTTGGGATCATCCTGTCCGGCCTCGGCATCGCTCTTGGTGTTTCGGTGCCAGCACTGGGCGGGCTGTTCCTGGTGGCAATGCTAGGCCTGCACGAGGTCGCATTGGTGGCCATGCCGCTTTTGCTGGTGGCCCATATCGCAGGCGCGCTCTGGCACAAACTGGTGCGCCGGGATGGTGTGCTTGAAAGCATGACAGGCAAGCTGCCAATCTAA
- the nudC gene encoding NAD(+) diphosphatase — protein MKHAETVTFGSGQLDRAANLRNDASALAQTAGQIILMWRGKPMLVGDALVRVAADHPVMADARPGKILLGRDAGTPVFAADLSDWVPDDLDEAVLQNFVDPSAQHHPALPESHAFLELRSVMTRLSRVDAELAATARALFGWHRSHQFCAACGAESAFAMGGWQRNCAACGTHHFPRTDPVVIMLITHGNSVLVGRSPGWPAGMFSLLAGFVEPGETLEAAVRREVFEESGITVGEVNYLSSQPWPFPSSLMFGCSGIALDAKITIDPAEIDDARWITREEMADVFAGQHPEILPARKGSIAHFLLENWLADRLD, from the coding sequence ATGAAGCATGCAGAAACAGTCACATTTGGCAGCGGGCAATTGGACCGTGCCGCAAATTTACGCAACGATGCCAGTGCGCTGGCCCAGACCGCCGGGCAGATCATCCTGATGTGGCGCGGCAAGCCGATGCTGGTGGGCGACGCTTTGGTGCGGGTGGCCGCCGATCACCCGGTGATGGCCGATGCCCGCCCGGGCAAGATCCTGTTGGGCCGGGATGCAGGCACGCCCGTTTTTGCGGCTGATCTGTCGGATTGGGTGCCTGATGATCTGGATGAGGCCGTGTTACAGAACTTTGTCGATCCCAGCGCGCAGCATCACCCCGCGCTGCCCGAAAGCCACGCCTTTCTGGAATTGCGCAGCGTGATGACCCGGTTGAGCCGCGTTGACGCGGAATTGGCGGCCACGGCGCGGGCGCTGTTCGGCTGGCACCGCAGCCACCAGTTTTGCGCCGCGTGCGGGGCTGAAAGTGCCTTTGCCATGGGAGGCTGGCAGCGCAATTGCGCGGCTTGCGGGACGCATCACTTTCCGCGCACTGACCCGGTGGTGATCATGCTGATCACCCACGGCAACAGCGTGCTTGTCGGTCGCTCACCCGGTTGGCCCGCGGGGATGTTTTCGCTGCTGGCAGGCTTTGTCGAACCCGGCGAGACGCTGGAGGCTGCCGTGCGCCGTGAGGTGTTTGAGGAGAGTGGGATCACGGTGGGTGAGGTGAATTACCTGAGCAGTCAGCCTTGGCCGTTCCCGTCCAGCCTGATGTTTGGGTGCAGCGGCATTGCACTGGACGCCAAGATCACCATTGATCCCGCAGAAATTGATGATGCCCGCTGGATCACACGTGAGGAGATGGCGGATGTATTCGCCGGGCAACACCCAGAGATTTTGCCAGCCCGCAAGGGCTCTATTGCCCACTTTCTGCTGGAAAACTGGCTGGCGGACAGGCTGGATTAA
- a CDS encoding ABC transporter ATP-binding protein produces the protein MANVKLRDIRKSYGKVEVIKGVDIDIEDGEFVVFVGPSGCGKSTLLRMIAGLEDITGGTLEIDGTRVNDLEPSKRGIAMVFQSYAIFPHMTVRENVAFGLTINKAGKAEKEQKVAEAARILQMEHLLDRRPSELSGGQRQRVAIGRAIVRDPKVFLFDEPLSNLDAALRMDMRMEIGKLHQDLGASMIYVTHDQVEAMTLADKIVVLKDGKVMQVGAPMELYHEPANLFVAGFLGAPSMNFLNVTVEAVGEATATVSNASLDRIEVPHKGRALTVGQTATLGVRPQYLHPVAEGSGKLHGKVMLTERLGSETVIDVALDDGSKIIAALSEDSIQAPGTVANFDFDPNQAHLFPETR, from the coding sequence ATGGCCAATGTCAAACTGCGCGATATTCGCAAGAGCTATGGCAAGGTCGAGGTCATCAAGGGCGTTGATATCGACATTGAAGACGGCGAGTTTGTTGTGTTCGTCGGCCCCTCGGGCTGCGGCAAATCCACATTGTTGCGGATGATCGCGGGGCTGGAGGATATCACCGGCGGCACGCTGGAAATCGACGGAACGCGGGTCAACGATCTTGAGCCGTCCAAGCGCGGGATTGCGATGGTGTTTCAGTCCTATGCGATTTTCCCGCATATGACGGTGCGCGAGAACGTGGCCTTTGGTCTGACGATCAACAAGGCGGGCAAGGCCGAGAAAGAGCAAAAGGTGGCAGAGGCCGCGCGGATTTTGCAGATGGAACATCTGCTGGACCGGCGTCCGTCAGAGCTGTCGGGGGGGCAGCGGCAGCGGGTTGCGATTGGCCGCGCGATTGTGCGTGATCCCAAGGTGTTCCTGTTTGATGAGCCGCTGTCCAACCTGGATGCCGCGCTGCGCATGGATATGCGGATGGAGATTGGCAAGCTGCATCAGGATCTGGGTGCCTCGATGATCTATGTGACCCACGATCAGGTCGAGGCGATGACACTGGCCGACAAGATCGTGGTGCTAAAGGATGGCAAGGTGATGCAGGTGGGTGCCCCGATGGAGCTGTACCACGAACCGGCGAACCTGTTTGTGGCAGGCTTTCTGGGTGCGCCGTCGATGAACTTTCTCAATGTCACGGTCGAGGCGGTGGGCGAGGCCACGGCGACGGTCAGCAACGCGTCGCTGGACCGGATCGAGGTGCCGCACAAGGGCCGTGCCCTGACCGTGGGGCAGACTGCCACGCTGGGCGTCCGGCCGCAGTATCTGCACCCCGTCGCAGAGGGCAGCGGCAAGTTGCACGGCAAGGTCATGCTGACCGAGCGTCTGGGCAGCGAGACGGTGATTGACGTGGCACTGGATGATGGCAGCAAGATCATCGCCGCCCTGTCCGAGGACAGCATTCAGGCCCCCGGCACGGTTGCCAATTTCGACTTTGACCCCAATCAGGCGCATCTGTTTCCAGAGACGCGATGA
- a CDS encoding ABC transporter substrate-binding protein yields MKLRATLAGALLASTGLVSGAAAQTELSMWYHGAGGEVEGAIIRQIVDDFNASQGDYTVTLESFPQESYNDSIVAAALAGNLPDIIDVDGPVMPNWAWAGYMQPLDIDESLIADFLPGTKGMWDGQLYSIGLWDAAVALYARQSMLDELGLRTPTLDAPWSGEEFMAALDAAKASGSCEYALDLGMAWTGEWYPYAFSPLLQSFGGDIVDRSTYQTAEGALNGDAALEFGDWWQSLFTEGYAPGTSQDPADRDTGFIDGKYCFSWNGNWAAVATLDAGVDDVVFLPAPDFGAGNTIGAASWQFGVAASSEAPEGANAFIEFALQDKYLAAFTDGIGLIPSTPTAAEMTETYKEGGPLNVFFELSNQQALVRPVSPGYVVAAKVFEKALADIANGADVADTLDAAVDEINTDIERNGGYGH; encoded by the coding sequence ATGAAACTGAGAGCAACCTTGGCAGGTGCGCTGCTGGCATCCACGGGACTGGTCAGCGGGGCGGCGGCACAAACCGAGCTTTCGATGTGGTATCACGGCGCCGGTGGCGAAGTGGAAGGAGCGATCATTCGTCAGATCGTGGATGATTTTAACGCCAGTCAGGGCGACTATACTGTGACGCTCGAAAGCTTTCCGCAAGAAAGCTACAACGATTCCATCGTGGCTGCCGCATTGGCGGGCAATCTGCCGGACATCATTGATGTGGACGGGCCCGTGATGCCGAACTGGGCATGGGCAGGCTATATGCAGCCACTCGACATTGACGAAAGCCTGATCGCGGATTTCCTGCCGGGCACCAAGGGCATGTGGGACGGGCAGCTTTATTCGATTGGTCTTTGGGATGCAGCGGTCGCCCTTTACGCGCGCCAGTCGATGCTGGATGAGCTGGGCCTGCGCACGCCAACGCTGGACGCACCCTGGAGCGGAGAGGAGTTCATGGCGGCGCTGGATGCGGCCAAAGCCTCGGGGTCATGTGAATATGCGCTGGATCTGGGCATGGCCTGGACGGGCGAGTGGTATCCATACGCCTTTAGCCCGTTGTTGCAGTCCTTTGGCGGCGACATCGTGGATCGGTCCACCTATCAGACCGCAGAAGGCGCGCTGAACGGCGACGCTGCGCTGGAATTCGGTGACTGGTGGCAATCGCTGTTCACCGAAGGCTATGCGCCCGGCACCAGTCAAGACCCGGCGGATCGCGACACCGGTTTCATCGACGGCAAATACTGCTTTAGCTGGAACGGCAACTGGGCTGCGGTCGCCACGCTGGACGCAGGTGTGGACGACGTGGTGTTCCTGCCCGCGCCTGATTTCGGTGCCGGCAACACGATTGGCGCAGCATCCTGGCAGTTTGGTGTCGCGGCCTCGTCCGAGGCACCTGAAGGGGCCAATGCGTTCATCGAGTTTGCCTTGCAGGACAAGTATCTGGCGGCCTTTACCGATGGCATCGGCCTGATCCCATCGACGCCAACAGCCGCAGAGATGACCGAGACCTACAAGGAAGGTGGCCCGCTGAACGTCTTCTTTGAACTGAGCAATCAGCAGGCTTTGGTGCGGCCCGTCTCGCCCGGTTATGTGGTCGCGGCCAAGGTGTTTGAAAAGGCGCTGGCCGACATCGCCAATGGCGCTGACGTGGCTGATACGCTGGATGCAGCCGTTGACGAGATCAACACCGACATCGAGCGCAACGGCGGCTACGGGCACTGA
- a CDS encoding levansucrase, translating to MVLALKDHFVWDSWYVHDGTRWHGYFLKAPQSIGDPELRHFNVSYGHAVSDDLTTWTHLGTCFEPSTGDGWDNYTVWTGSVVRGDDDLWHLYYTGTHKDEFGLPQRIGHATSTDLHDWQRVGDGFALDLTGPHAPLYDADFADSIWHDRAMRDPWVMRDPDGDGWLMYFTARVAGEAEANNGGCIGFATSSDGYVWTLQPPVFAGGFGQLEVPQVFEVQGRWYCLFCTSADHFSAHEATQRPRVTGSHYLIGDSPRGPWRIAPGFLDGDMPCRRYASRILDTDTGLVILGFADRPGGAEFVGQITDPDPVHVTEDGHLEIKSHVKAAE from the coding sequence ATGGTGCTTGCGCTGAAAGATCACTTTGTCTGGGACAGCTGGTATGTGCATGACGGCACGCGGTGGCACGGCTATTTCCTGAAAGCGCCGCAGTCCATTGGTGACCCCGAGTTGCGGCATTTCAACGTCAGCTACGGCCATGCGGTCAGCGATGATCTGACCACGTGGACACATCTGGGCACCTGTTTTGAGCCCAGCACCGGGGATGGGTGGGACAATTACACCGTCTGGACCGGGTCGGTGGTGCGCGGGGATGATGACCTTTGGCATCTCTACTACACCGGCACCCACAAGGATGAGTTTGGCCTGCCGCAGCGTATTGGACACGCCACATCGACGGATTTGCACGATTGGCAGCGGGTTGGCGATGGCTTTGCCCTTGATCTGACCGGGCCGCATGCGCCGCTTTATGACGCGGATTTCGCAGACAGCATCTGGCACGACCGGGCGATGCGCGACCCTTGGGTGATGCGCGATCCGGACGGGGACGGCTGGCTGATGTATTTCACCGCGCGGGTCGCGGGCGAAGCAGAGGCGAACAACGGCGGCTGCATCGGTTTTGCCACCTCGTCCGACGGTTATGTCTGGACCTTGCAGCCGCCGGTATTTGCGGGCGGCTTCGGCCAGCTTGAGGTGCCGCAGGTGTTTGAGGTGCAGGGGCGCTGGTATTGCCTGTTCTGCACCTCGGCGGATCACTTTTCAGCCCATGAGGCGACACAGCGGCCACGGGTCACCGGCAGCCATTACCTGATCGGGGACAGCCCGCGCGGGCCTTGGCGGATCGCACCGGGCTTTCTGGATGGGGACATGCCCTGCCGACGCTATGCGTCGCGGATCTTGGACACCGACACGGGCCTTGTGATCCTTGGCTTTGCCGACCGGCCCGGCGGCGCTGAATTCGTGGGCCAGATCACCGACCCCGACCCGGTGCATGTGACCGAAGACGGGCATCTTGAAATCAAATCACACGTAAAAGCGGCGGAGTAA
- a CDS encoding carbohydrate ABC transporter permease — translation MATVTSDNHGLRLIMRYVVLTLIALIFIMPLVFMVMSSLKPDLQLLRDTSSMRAFLPVGDVSFDNYTAAFNRAPVATFIFNSVFVTGLTVLLSLLFCSLAAFSFVFLSWTGRNVLLSIVLATLIVPFETIAIPLLLLVSQMPWIGFGGFETGWLNTYRVQIIPWIADGLTIFLFVQFFKDLPRDLIEASRVEGATWFQIYRRVVMPLAGPVIATAAILKFLVMYNQYLWPLIVVQQETYRPVMVGLGYFFQLNPAWGEIMAYLTVITVPVLGFYLVLQRAFIASIASTGVKG, via the coding sequence ATGGCGACTGTCACATCCGACAACCATGGGCTGCGCCTGATCATGCGCTATGTCGTGCTGACCCTGATCGCGCTGATTTTCATCATGCCGCTGGTCTTTATGGTGATGTCGAGCCTGAAGCCCGATCTGCAATTGCTACGCGACACATCCAGCATGCGGGCATTTCTGCCGGTGGGCGATGTCAGCTTTGACAATTACACCGCCGCCTTTAACCGCGCGCCGGTGGCGACATTTATCTTTAACTCTGTCTTTGTGACGGGGCTGACAGTCTTGCTGTCGCTGCTGTTTTGTTCGCTGGCGGCGTTTTCCTTTGTCTTCCTGAGCTGGACCGGGCGCAATGTGCTGTTGTCGATTGTGCTGGCGACGCTGATTGTCCCGTTCGAGACCATCGCCATCCCGCTGCTGTTGCTGGTCAGTCAGATGCCGTGGATCGGGTTTGGCGGGTTCGAAACCGGGTGGCTGAACACCTATCGCGTGCAGATCATCCCGTGGATTGCCGACGGTCTGACGATTTTCCTGTTCGTGCAGTTCTTCAAGGATCTGCCGCGCGACTTGATCGAGGCGAGCCGGGTGGAAGGGGCCACGTGGTTCCAGATTTACCGCCGCGTGGTCATGCCGTTGGCGGGACCGGTGATTGCCACCGCCGCGATCCTGAAGTTTCTGGTGATGTATAACCAGTACCTGTGGCCGCTGATCGTGGTGCAGCAAGAAACCTATCGCCCGGTCATGGTCGGCCTTGGCTATTTTTTCCAACTGAACCCCGCCTGGGGCGAGATCATGGCCTATCTGACGGTGATCACCGTGCCGGTGCTGGGCTTTTATCTGGTTCTGCAGCGCGCCTTTATCGCGTCGATTGCATCAACCGGCGTGAAGGGCTGA
- a CDS encoding PepSY domain-containing protein, with protein sequence MNTKLIAGGALSGLVLAGGFAGMVSAQSVADATGLTEAEVIEIALMEVPGEVQEVEMETEDGQSIFEVEILSADGEEFEVEIAAETGDVLKVAADRDDNGCDHDRDNDDDDDDSEDA encoded by the coding sequence ATGAACACGAAACTCATCGCAGGCGGCGCACTTTCGGGCTTGGTACTGGCGGGTGGCTTTGCCGGCATGGTCTCGGCGCAATCCGTGGCCGACGCCACCGGGCTGACCGAAGCAGAGGTGATCGAAATTGCCCTGATGGAAGTCCCCGGCGAGGTGCAAGAGGTCGAAATGGAAACCGAAGACGGCCAATCAATCTTTGAGGTCGAAATCCTCTCTGCCGACGGGGAAGAGTTCGAGGTTGAGATCGCAGCAGAGACCGGCGATGTTCTCAAAGTCGCGGCAGACCGCGATGACAATGGGTGCGACCATGATCGCGACAACGACGATGATGACGACGACAGCGAAGACGCATAA
- a CDS encoding winged helix-turn-helix domain-containing protein, giving the protein MRILLLEDDTQLGPWIAGGLREEGHVVDHFADGKDALIAAMGQDFDLLILDRMVPGLDGLAVLKSLRASKDQTPALFLTALGEVDARVEGFEAGGDDYLTKPFAFAELSARVSALGRRRDVPDGADAAPTTLRYADLTLDLLARRCDRQGQAIDLMAKEFKLLEYFMRRPGRLVTRTMLLEQVWDMSFDPTTSVVETHISRLRAKIDKPFDAALLRTRRGEGYVFGD; this is encoded by the coding sequence ATGCGGATTCTGCTTCTTGAAGACGACACACAGCTTGGCCCGTGGATCGCAGGCGGCCTGCGAGAAGAGGGCCACGTGGTGGACCACTTTGCCGATGGCAAGGACGCCCTGATCGCCGCGATGGGGCAGGATTTTGACCTGTTGATCCTCGACCGCATGGTCCCCGGCCTTGACGGCCTTGCGGTGCTGAAATCCCTGCGCGCCTCCAAGGACCAGACGCCCGCCTTGTTCCTGACCGCATTGGGAGAGGTTGACGCCCGCGTCGAAGGGTTCGAGGCAGGCGGCGATGATTATCTGACCAAACCTTTCGCCTTTGCCGAACTTTCTGCGCGTGTCAGCGCGCTGGGGCGGCGGCGCGATGTCCCTGACGGGGCGGATGCAGCCCCCACCACCCTGCGCTATGCCGATCTGACGCTCGATCTTCTGGCGCGGCGCTGCGACCGGCAGGGGCAGGCCATTGATTTGATGGCCAAGGAATTCAAATTGCTGGAATATTTCATGCGCCGCCCCGGTCGGCTGGTGACCCGCACCATGCTGCTGGAACAGGTCTGGGACATGAGCTTTGACCCCACCACCAGCGTCGTTGAAACCCACATCAGCCGGTTGCGCGCCAAGATCGACAAACCCTTTGATGCGGCCCTTTTGCGCACCCGCCGGGGCGAAGGCTATGTCTTTGGTGACTAG
- a CDS encoding SRPBCC family protein → MKFSAREDIEAPMDHVYRAITDFPAFERQALRRGADVRRTDVSGGATVGATWDVKFSFRGKERNMKALLARLDDQGLQLDTVSSGIDGQTVVDLVPLSPRRTRLAVSIELKAKTLSARLLLQSLKLAKASLTTRFKKRVADFASDVEGRYKPGA, encoded by the coding sequence ATGAAATTCAGTGCACGCGAAGATATCGAAGCGCCGATGGACCATGTCTATCGCGCGATCACCGATTTTCCCGCGTTCGAACGCCAGGCGCTGCGGCGCGGTGCGGATGTGCGTCGCACAGATGTTAGCGGCGGTGCCACCGTGGGGGCCACCTGGGACGTAAAGTTCAGCTTTCGTGGCAAGGAACGCAACATGAAGGCGCTGCTTGCGCGGTTGGACGATCAGGGCTTGCAGCTTGATACGGTATCGTCAGGGATTGACGGGCAGACGGTGGTTGATCTGGTGCCGCTGTCACCGCGGCGCACGCGGTTGGCGGTGTCAATCGAGCTGAAGGCCAAGACGCTGTCGGCGCGGTTGCTGCTGCAATCGCTCAAGCTGGCCAAGGCCAGCCTGACCACACGTTTCAAGAAGCGGGTCGCCGATTTCGCCAGCGACGTCGAAGGACGTTACAAACCCGGTGCATAG
- a CDS encoding carbohydrate ABC transporter permease, translated as MASKLTTSNRAGWAFALPGFGLLALFIVVPFFFAFYLSLTNQRLISPNPTEFVGLDNYRNLLSISVLTIEPERDDNGAVIRDAEGNAEYPRVRTFTRNNPDYPQYAGMREWFRWHSGDDAKVVVATDVVFWKSLRNTFMFVLVVAPVQGALALGLALLINQRLRGINIYRAIYFMPVVVSIVVVSLLWRFLYAEEGLLNSVLGALSFGLFDGPDWLGSEDTALGAIKAMSIWQAVGFHMVIWLSGLQTISPTLYEASSIEGASKWQTFRYVTWPGLRNTAVLVLIVITMQAFALFAQIDVMTNGGPLDSTTTVVFQAVERGYGKQDISGGSAISVILFLIVLTISLIQRYLTRER; from the coding sequence ATGGCATCCAAGCTGACCACATCAAATCGCGCGGGCTGGGCCTTTGCGCTGCCGGGCTTTGGCCTTTTGGCGTTGTTCATCGTGGTGCCCTTCTTTTTCGCCTTCTATCTGTCGCTGACCAATCAGCGGCTGATCTCGCCCAATCCGACGGAGTTCGTGGGGCTGGACAACTATCGCAACCTGCTAAGCATTTCGGTGCTGACGATTGAGCCCGAGCGGGACGACAATGGCGCGGTGATCCGCGATGCAGAGGGCAATGCGGAATACCCCCGCGTGCGAACCTTTACCCGCAACAACCCGGACTATCCGCAATATGCGGGCATGCGCGAGTGGTTCCGCTGGCACAGCGGCGATGACGCAAAGGTGGTGGTCGCCACCGATGTGGTGTTCTGGAAGTCGCTGCGCAACACTTTCATGTTCGTGCTGGTCGTCGCCCCCGTGCAGGGCGCGTTGGCGTTGGGGCTGGCGCTGCTGATCAACCAGCGCCTGCGCGGGATCAACATTTACCGCGCGATCTATTTCATGCCTGTCGTGGTTTCGATCGTCGTTGTCTCGCTCTTGTGGCGGTTCCTTTACGCCGAAGAGGGGCTGTTAAATTCGGTGCTGGGGGCGTTGAGTTTCGGGCTGTTTGACGGGCCTGACTGGCTGGGCAGCGAGGACACGGCGCTGGGTGCCATCAAGGCGATGTCAATCTGGCAGGCGGTCGGGTTTCACATGGTGATCTGGCTGTCGGGGCTGCAAACCATCAGCCCGACCCTGTACGAGGCGTCATCCATCGAAGGCGCCAGCAAATGGCAGACCTTCCGCTATGTCACTTGGCCGGGACTGCGCAACACAGCCGTTCTGGTACTGATCGTGATCACCATGCAGGCCTTTGCCCTGTTTGCGCAGATCGACGTGATGACCAATGGCGGTCCGCTCGACAGCACCACAACGGTGGTCTTTCAGGCGGTCGAACGGGGCTATGGCAAGCAAGACATCTCGGGCGGGTCGGCCATTTCGGTGATCCTGTTCTTGATCGTGCTGACCATCAGCCTGATCCAACGCTATCTGACGCGGGAGAGATAA
- a CDS encoding ATP-binding protein: protein MTRLLGHIRWLWRSSMVRLSLLLSGIFALGMAVAVFVALTVGQGAIERRIDTTLAALAATSDLSQATSDTRAMILRAPENLRGLPRPFGRAVAQGGGTVALDRNFLNADIWRVLVATDSTGNPVMVAVPLEESEETRELLAGILWTTAAVVIVLALALGLGTGLLAQRRLRRINHTLGQLAAGDLTARTGHARNRDDLDDIARQLDVTAGALERLVTQTRHLGASIAHDLRTPLARLRAQLEMLPEDDARGAALEEAGKLAAIFDTIMRVARIEAAQGSDGFEPVSLADLAAELAEVFGPVIEDGGKTLTLDVGPAATVQADRQMLMQAMANLIQNALVHGGDAITLHARGLRLGLSDNGPGVPPEAYAEIVKPMVRLDAARSTEGSGLGLALVRAVAERHGARLDLGAANPTGLRVTLDFADL from the coding sequence GTGACTAGGCTGCTGGGTCATATCCGCTGGCTCTGGCGTTCCTCGATGGTGCGCCTGTCGCTGCTGTTGTCGGGCATCTTTGCGCTTGGCATGGCGGTGGCGGTCTTTGTGGCGCTGACCGTCGGGCAAGGGGCGATCGAACGACGGATCGACACCACCCTTGCCGCACTTGCCGCCACCTCTGATCTTTCGCAGGCCACGTCTGATACGCGCGCGATGATCCTGCGCGCGCCCGAAAACCTGCGGGGCCTGCCGCGCCCGTTTGGTCGTGCCGTGGCGCAAGGCGGTGGCACCGTCGCGCTCGACCGCAACTTTCTGAACGCCGACATCTGGCGCGTGCTGGTCGCCACCGACAGCACCGGCAACCCGGTGATGGTCGCGGTCCCGCTGGAAGAAAGCGAAGAAACCCGCGAATTGCTGGCTGGCATCCTGTGGACCACCGCGGCAGTGGTGATCGTGCTGGCCCTTGCGTTGGGGCTGGGGACCGGGCTTTTGGCGCAGCGCCGGTTGCGCCGCATCAACCACACGCTGGGGCAGTTGGCCGCCGGCGATCTGACCGCGCGCACCGGCCACGCGCGCAACCGCGATGACCTTGACGACATCGCCCGCCAGCTGGACGTGACCGCTGGCGCGCTGGAACGGCTGGTCACCCAGACCCGCCACCTTGGTGCCAGCATCGCACATGATCTGCGTACCCCGCTGGCCCGTCTGCGCGCCCAGCTTGAAATGCTGCCCGAAGACGACGCGCGCGGTGCAGCCCTTGAAGAAGCAGGCAAGCTTGCGGCGATCTTTGACACCATCATGCGCGTCGCGCGGATCGAAGCGGCACAAGGAAGCGACGGCTTTGAACCCGTGTCGCTGGCCGATCTCGCGGCGGAACTGGCAGAGGTCTTTGGCCCGGTGATCGAAGACGGCGGCAAAACCCTGACGCTTGACGTCGGCCCTGCCGCCACCGTGCAGGCCGACCGGCAAATGCTGATGCAAGCGATGGCAAACCTCATTCAAAACGCGCTGGTGCATGGCGGTGATGCGATCACACTCCATGCGCGGGGCCTGCGGCTGGGCCTCTCGGACAATGGCCCCGGCGTGCCGCCCGAGGCCTATGCCGAGATCGTCAAACCCATGGTCCGCCTTGATGCGGCCCGGTCAACCGAAGGCTCAGGCCTTGGGCTTGCGCTGGTGCGTGCTGTGGCCGAACGCCACGGGGCCAGGCTCGATCTCGGGGCCGCCAACCCCACTGGCCTGCGCGTCACGTTGGACTTTGCAGATTTGTAA
- a CDS encoding LacI family DNA-binding transcriptional regulator has product MTSVSFWWIAILYCDLQALGGRHLATIYDVARVSGVSPKTVSRVINRDAAVKASTKEAVEKAIAELGYVPSTAARAMRSNKSGLVGLITGAISLRQQHQEISGLPDLLIVQGIQKAIEASGKTLLIADTGGRQERVPQLIRTFEEHRVEGLIYVADYHRQITLPEISRDTRMILANCYDDKGTPCVLPDDRQGQRRIVEALLAKGHRRIAYLSLSARMDATVLRTLGFEDAMAAAGVAVDPALMIPSDIDTDDPDGEAQLLWDSIERVLSMPQPPTAICFGNDRMAMRAYGILRSRGLTLPDDISIVGYDNYRLITETLYPPLTSVDLPYHAIGIRATQLLLGAIDRNEMMPTEPVLVSGQVHHRQSVTQIATPITQLSSIGRTTT; this is encoded by the coding sequence ATGACATCGGTGTCATTTTGGTGGATTGCGATTCTTTATTGCGATCTGCAGGCGCTGGGGGGACGGCATTTGGCCACAATTTACGATGTTGCACGGGTATCCGGGGTGTCGCCCAAGACGGTGAGCCGGGTCATCAACCGCGATGCGGCGGTCAAGGCATCCACCAAGGAAGCCGTGGAAAAGGCGATTGCCGAACTGGGCTATGTGCCGTCCACCGCTGCGCGGGCGATGCGGTCAAACAAATCCGGGTTGGTGGGGCTGATCACCGGCGCGATTTCATTGCGGCAACAGCATCAGGAAATTTCGGGCCTGCCGGATCTGTTGATCGTGCAGGGCATTCAGAAGGCGATTGAGGCCAGCGGTAAGACGCTGCTGATTGCCGACACCGGCGGGCGGCAGGAGCGGGTGCCGCAACTGATCCGCACCTTTGAGGAACACCGGGTCGAAGGGCTGATCTATGTGGCTGATTACCACCGGCAGATCACCTTGCCAGAGATTTCGCGGGACACGCGGATGATCCTTGCGAATTGTTATGACGACAAGGGCACGCCGTGTGTATTGCCTGACGACCGGCAGGGTCAGCGCCGCATTGTCGAGGCGCTGCTGGCCAAGGGGCACCGGCGGATTGCCTATCTGTCGTTGTCGGCCAGAATGGACGCCACGGTGCTGCGGACGCTTGGGTTTGAGGATGCGATGGCGGCGGCGGGTGTCGCGGTGGACCCCGCGCTGATGATCCCCTCTGACATTGATACCGATGACCCCGACGGAGAGGCGCAGCTGCTGTGGGATTCCATCGAGCGGGTGCTGTCGATGCCACAGCCGCCCACGGCGATCTGCTTTGGCAATGATCGGATGGCGATGCGTGCTTATGGCATTTTGCGGTCACGGGGGCTGACCTTGCCCGACGACATCTCGATCGTGGGATATGACAATTACCGGCTGATCACAGAGACGCTGTATCCGCCGCTGACCTCGGTTGATCTGCCGTATCACGCGATTGGTATTCGGGCCACGCAGCTGTTGCTGGGGGCCATTGACCGCAACGAGATGATGCCAACCGAGCCGGTGCTGGTCAGCGGGCAGGTGCATCACCGCCAGTCGGTCACACAGATTGCGACACCCATTACCCAACTTTCATCCATAGGGAGGACGACAACATGA